The Eriocheir sinensis breed Jianghai 21 chromosome 28, ASM2467909v1, whole genome shotgun sequence region TGTAGCAGCCATATGAGGAAAACCCAAATGATATCACAGGTAAAGTTAGGTGAAGGTGGGTACATAAactatggctgcgcgtggctgcggtgctcatctccacaCCGTTGACCCCTCGAGCCTGCGTGTGGGTGCCCATCACGCTGAGACAGGGGCCAGTGTGAAGTCCAGGTttgcacagtttaccttcctcaggtttccccaggtacccatttagcgACCAATCCGAAAGGTAGAATGGACAGCTGGGTGAATGTactccgactgcccgggccgggattcgaacccggacccGCGGAATCGCAGCCAGGCACCCTGACCACTGTTCCATGGAAGCGCGTCCAGCATACAGGGAAGGAGGGTTTGACAGgggaggaaggaacacaaaggaacacaaaggaagaacaaacaacagcagacctgctggtccttacgaggctgtttgtgacaaaaacgaggctgtttgtgacaatgGGAAGAAAATGCAACAGGGAATGGAGGCAGGGGGcaggggaaggaattaagggaCATAGTAGATGCCCAAAATAGCCCCGCTAGTTAGACGAGACATCGTATGAAGGGTTTGAATTTtccgcccccccccccgaaaACGCTTTAAAAAAACTGTTTATGTGTTACAAAATGATATCATATGAAAGTTTTTATTCAGCAAAGAAGACATTGAGGATAAAGACAGAACTGCTAAGCCATTAAACGGAGGCTAGAATAATTTGACGTGACATGGTAATAACGGCGATACGAAAATTTGGGATGATAagagataaataaggaaaaaaaaaaaaaagaggaaaacaacaaaccCAGACAGTGAAGAGCTACaccagggagtgccgttacaaaggcgaaactccGGAACGTCAACTCAACCAATCCAAAGttacctgtgacatcaagatcaggacTGAGTGGCTACACGTGTGTTTGTACTCGCCTGGTAAGTATTAGTCGTTTGTTGCTTTCTTTCCCTGGTATTATATTACCTGGCACCTAGCACACCTGGCTCCCTGGCATTATATTACCTGGCACACCTGGCTCCCTGGCATTATATTACCTGGCACACCTGGCTCCCTGGCATTATATTACCTGGCACACCTGGCTCCCTGGCATTATATTACCTGGCACCTGGAACACCTGGCTCCCTGGCATTATATTACCTGGCACCTGACACACCTGGCTCCCTGACATTATATTACCTGGCACCTAGCACACCTGTCTCCCTGACATTATATTACCTGGCACCTGGCACACCTGGCACGCCTAATACTTCACTATGCACACCCAACACTTCACTATGCACTGAGCTTTATTTTTCCGTACACTGCTTACACAGTTTTTGGCAAATGTTGAAGAAGTCAATACTTACATTATTATGGAATGTTTTTCGGTCCCTGAATGTAGTGCAGTAACCAACGACTTCCATAAAATAGAAGGTGGTGGTTGAGGGGGTGGGCGGGAGTATTATTCCAGAATGTCACCCGTCTCACATCAAAGAACACCTTGGTGCTATATGAAGTATTTTGTGTCCGTACAACACACTGCCGTATTGCTTTTACATCGCAAATAGAAGGGGGGTTGAAGTGGGCGAACTCCCCTTGTTAGGTAGGTTatggtaagttaggttaggttagtttgcattTATTTGGCACGCAGTGTGGGGCGGCAGAAGTACGCAGCGCAGGACGGGACAGGGTGGTGAGACTTGCCATTCTGAATATTTTGTTCCCCATGTATATGCTTCACAATTGATAGTAATAAAATTATGGATATACTTCTTTTGATTGCATTTTGGCAGTGGGCCAcacgtgagttttttttttttaggatggaTTTATTATAGTTAAGTCAGATAAAATTAGATTTTGTTTGGTTAGACGAGGCAATTTTAATTGTTTTTGATAAATGTGTATGATACACTTCGTGCTGCACTGTTGTGTTGTCATGTGGCCGAGGCGGTGGCAGCAGCAGAGTCCTCCTTCCTCATTGTCTTGTGAGGgttcaataaataaaaaaaaaaaaattgaatcatCAGGGGATACGTGTCGAAGCAACATAAAAGGGAATGTATTTTGAAATGTCCAAAGAGTGAAATGTTGAATATCGCATGGTCAAGAATGGAGGTTGCCTGTACAGCAGTTCTTCACAATACATGTTTTTAATATGCTTTCCTAAATGTATCTATAGCTTATATATTTATTACAGTGTTTGATATTGAAAATATTTTGAGACAAGAAGTTTTATGACCAGATATATTCAGTAAGAACCTTGTTTATATCAGTTAGCCTATGGTAAAATTGGTCTCATTTCATTATGTCGTTTAATTTAAGAAATCTTATTGACGATAATAAGTGAGAATTTACTGTACTGATATTGACCAAGTAGCATTTTTATTTATTGCAGGTGAGAGATGCCATCCACACGACTCTTTCTTGGAGGGCTGAGTGATAAAATTAACAGACAGGATGTTGGAGCAAAGCTGTCACATTATGGACCAGTCCTCAGCATTGACCTCAAGGAAAAGACTGATCCAGAGGGAAATATTTTATTCAGATTCGCCTATGTCAATGTGGATGCATCACCAGCTCAGATTGAACAATGTAGGTAGCTACAAATAATATTCATCTATATTATTTATCATGTACAATAAAATATGATTGTGAATTGTTATCAGAAATTAAATTAATGCCATTTTCACTTACTTTATTTCAGTTTACTATGCACAgttgaaaataaagatatataaatgTAATTTTATTGCAAACAAATGTTTTATTGACAATTGAAGTTTGTGTTCACTCTCATTTGCAGGTATTCAACAGCTGCATGGTACATCATGGAAAGGTTCCCACCTAAGAGTGGAACGAGCTAAGGAGAGCTTTCTAGAGCGTCTGAATAGGGAAAGGGCTGCCAGACAGCAAGGGAACAAAATGTACCCTGAAAggttaaataataataatctaaataCTGTGCCAATTGTGGGAGAGACGGAAAATTCTAAAGAACACCAAGCCTTTCCAGAAAAACACGTCAGTAAAGGGAGTGACAGTAACCattcaaaaaaaagaaaagataacaatTCTCTTGAAAAGGAATTATCTCCAAGGAAAAAAACTAGTCTGCATGACACTGATAAAGTTTCACAGACAGATGCCCGATCAGATCCttcaaagagagaaaagaaaaaaaagaaacatgaagtTGAGGAAAAAATGCTTTCAAGCTTCAAAAAATTTAGTTCAGTTTGGGCAGACTCTGATaacgagaatgaggaaggagactTTCAAGCTGGCCGTGGCGAGTCCCATGAGGAACAACAGGTAGGTAGAGGGGGGGCCAGACAATTGTGTTTGGTGGGAAGTTTTGTGTGGCTGGTTATTTGTGAAGGTGTTTGTCTTGCATTTATTGTTTGTTTATCTAATGTATGTTTAGCagtcttatttattttgttttgcatATGCATTGTTCATCTGGTTATTTGTCTGGTATGCATTTTAGTCAATGTACGTATAGCTTGTATCAGTTGTAGCTGGCAATTTTAAATTGGATCAAATAAATTATTACTACCTATGTTTTGCTGATTTCAGGATGAAGTTCTCCCAAAACCTGCTGAGAATGAGGACTCAGATGCCACAGTTGATGAGGACTCTGACAAAAGTGAAAGCGATTACTCAGACACGATGGAGGAACGACGGAAACAGTTGAAGATTTTGAAAAACCTTGATGACACTGACAAGTCTCTCTCAAAAGCTGTGTATGTATTCATGAAGAGACAAGTGgttttcatccatccattcataaTTCTAAGGCTGTATTATGCAGTGTTTCAGCAGGTTGGAAGAATCTACAGGCTGGAGTGCATAATTAAGAGATGAATGTTTACAAGGAGTCTAACTATGCATTTTTATCGTACAATATTCTAAAAAATATTGGGAAACATCCTGtgaaatattttttcatattcACCCTTTCATCAATCACCTGCATGCTTTAATGCAGATTTTCCACATTTATTTCATAATAAAAGTGAAAAGGGTGTCATTGCAGTGTATACCAGTAGTGAATCCTTAATAATTTTTTATCATATTATTCATGACATGTAGAGAGAATAGggg contains the following coding sequences:
- the LOC127004529 gene encoding probable RNA-binding protein CG14230; amino-acid sequence: MPSTRLFLGGLSDKINRQDVGAKLSHYGPVLSIDLKEKTDPEGNILFRFAYVNVDASPAQIEQCIQQLHGTSWKGSHLRVERAKESFLERLNRERAARQQGNKMYPERLNNNNLNTVPIVGETENSKEHQAFPEKHVSKGSDSNHSKKRKDNNSLEKELSPRKKTSLHDTDKVSQTDARSDPSKREKKKKKHEVEEKMLSSFKKFSSVWADSDNENEEGDFQAGRGESHEEQQDEVLPKPAENEDSDATVDEDSDKSESDYSDTMEERRKQLKILKNLDDTDKSLSKAVGEQSAVREQVTRQDTTQPEDQENMTAEKTMHPEPGRNNKYVKVAKDLSFGQNASGFSLLAHFSRLHQEEVQKEEVAAPVSVPKTLITVQQKVKKRPFFIAGDDPEIEGAIEWMTQPITQEIIKEFEESLPDLRQVIKTRSFRARKEEADPRGQRRGRGRGRGQGRGRPMAGSTGNPYRDHRWRERAVKK